In the Bacteroidales bacterium genome, AGGGTATATGTAGCCGCCATAAACATCAACAATGGATGAACTGTTGACAGCACCAAAAATATTATCGCTACTATTCGTAGTTAAAAGGTTATTTGAAGTAGCACCATCGCTGTTCCATGTTGAGTTTAGGTACTCAGAATAAAACGTTTTGGTAATGTTTGTTCCGAAACCATTAGAGGCATTGATTTCCCAACCTATATCCTGTCCTGAGACAAATAAATTCCCTCCGCTGTCAAGGAAAGATTGAAATGCAGGGACATTGTAATCAGTAAAAGAAGTAAACGACCATCCGACATTAAAATATAAATGCTTGACAATTGATAAAGCATTATTTTTTGAACCTGACATAAAAACAAGTGTTGTGGCTTTTGTGAAACTTGTGTTTCCTGCAAGAGTTAATCCATTAATGTAATTGTTTTCGTAATCACTCGCTTTTGTCGGACTGTCATCTCCCCATGCACCATCATTATTTATAATAAGGTCGGTAACACCTGAAATTAAACGAAATTTTATTATTTGATATTTTATGTTTGTATCACTCAGGCATTTCATTGTTATTTGATACTCGCCGATTTCATGCGTTGAACCGGGTAGAACTGATAAGATAATATTTTTTATGGAGTCGCCATCAACAGTAATATCAATTGAATCGGACACTGCAGAATTGCCGACCTGAAGATTTGCAGTCCAATCCAAAGGTTGTTTTTTGTTAAATATAATCCTACAGGAATATGATGTTTTTCCAATATTTTGTATTTTTCCGTAAAAATTTTTATTAATCCCTTCGCTGTCGGAATAAAAAGGTTTACCTATTCCTATAAGTTCCAGATTTGTATTATACTCTGATGCCGAAGATGCATTAAGAACTTCTTTTGTTGCATCATCCTGAACAAAAGCAATTGCATATACTTTTGAAGTATCCCAGTTGGCTGTGTCAAGATTGTAAGAATAATTAAACACAACCGAATCGCCTATTGGTGCTGCGTTATAAGTATCACCAGAACTATTGGGAAGCATTTTTCTGAAAACATCAGGAAAATATTTTTCGCCATTACTGCCAGGTGCAGTTGTATATGTTTTGGGATTTTCAACAACAGACACTCTCATTTTATAATTACCGGCAGCAACAGTATCGACAGTATAAACAACCACTTTTGTATTTCGCGAGGTGCCGTTTGATGTTTCTTTAACTTTAATTCTCACCGGACTTGATTCGGACGCCACTTCATCAAGCATTGATTGCGTAACACCCGCAGGACCGCCATCATATCTGTTTCCCTGCATTCGTACGTTCGGAACTCCTTTTACAAAATAGTAAACAACTCTGTCGTGGTTCTCGGTAGTATTGTATTGGTACATCGGGTCGCCACCGTCAGGCCAATAAGCATGATAGGCAATATGAAACATTTTACCTTTGTTTTTATTCAGAATATTTTTCTGAAATATCGGATTTTGCTGAGCACATGGACCACATCCTGTGTTTGTGAAGTGTTCAAACAAAACATATTTTCTTGCCTGTCCATAAGAATTTACAGTAAAACCTGCAAGAGAAATAAAAATTAATAAGCGTATTTTATTTTTCATTCTAAAAAAATAAATAAATATTTTTTATTTGACTTCTGATACAAACTTATTATTTTTTTTGTTAAAAGTCAAGTTAAAAATAGAAATGTTTTATCTCGTTTCCCTATTATTTCAATGTGTATCTCAAACCCAGATAAACAATCCGTCCTATTATCGGACCCCAATTCATAGCGGTATCAAAGTATGTATGATATGGTCTGAAGAATTCTGTGATTGGGTCACTTTGTTTGAAATCAGTTAAATTTTCGGAGCCAATATAAATATCTACTTTTTTGAATTTTCTTGTTATTTGTACGTTCATTAAAATATATTCGGGTGCTCGTGCCGGTCTTCTTAAATTCTCGGGCATCATGCTTTGTTCCGGTAAACGGGAACTTCCATTAAATTGCGTTGTGTAATCAAATTGCCATTTTTTACCTTTTGTTAAATACGATAATGTTACCAATCCTTTGTATTTTGGAGTGAATGGTTTCTCTGTCAATTTTTCCGAAATAGTTGTCTTTACATCGTTTATTCGGTATGCAAGAAGAAGTGAAAGATTTTTTAATGGTTCTAAACTTATTTGTGCCTGATAACTATTTGCATAAGATTTGCCGTTTAAATTATACACAAACACCGTTGTAGGCGTGCTGTCCATGTCAACAATAACCTGACGCATAAACATGGTTCTATATAAATCAAGGTTAAATTCTGCTTTTCGTTTAAATAATTTGAATTCTTTTGTGAAATTTATTCCCATATTCAAAGCTTTTTCCTGATTTAAATCATTATCAATAACAATTTGTCTTTGACTCGACAGTATTGAAAGATTTTCTGAAATTGCATTTGCCGTACGATAACCCAAGCCGGCAGATGCTCTTATTGTTGTGGTTGAATCAAGATGATATCGCAGATTAAATCTTGGTGTGTAGAATAGTCCATAAATATTATGATAGTCGACTCTTAAACCAGCAATAATAATAAGCTTTTCCAGATTATTATATGTGTATTCAAAAAATGCTCCGGGAACCGATTCTGTTCTTTTCCATAAAAAATTCGTGAGATTTTCATGATTAATTGTATAAAAACTATTGCTCGACATATCGCCGGTTACCTGATAATTGTAAACAAAAAGAGTTTGATTATATTTTTCATAAAACTTGTCGTAAATGTAACTAAAGCCGGTAGTGAACTTATGGTCGGTATTGCCAATTATTGATTGATATAAAAAATTCGCATAATAAGTTCTTTCTTCGCCGAAATAATTATTTATTCCAAAAAATCCTTTTTGTTCATGATTTGTTGTCGATAAAATTAATGCAACACTTTTGTATGGTTGATTTTTAAAAAGTATTCCGTTTTTCCAGAATGCTTCATAGCGGCGAGTGTCAAGTTCGAAGCCATAAGGCAAAGTTCCTTTATTTATTGCCGATGTATCTTTAACAAATATTTTTTTATTAAAATCAATAGTGCCTCCATTTCTGTTTTCATCAAGAAATTTAATTCCAAAGCGTGAAGTAAATTTTTCTTTAACCAGATAGTCCCAACGATTCATAAGATTGATGGTTCTTGTTTTCGGAATATCCATAAAATTATCACCTTTTAGTTTTTCTCTCGTTATTGGATTTATTAATGCATTCTTATCTATTTTTTGAGAGAAATCGCTCGCACTAATCATGAAAAGAGTTTTTAGTTTATCATTAATTCCAAAAACTTTGTTAATGTTTATTTCATTACGTAGATTATTGTTGGTGTATAAATTCACAAATAAATTTTCGGAGTTCGAAGGTTTTTTATACTCAACATTTATTTGTCCGGTTATTGATTCAAAGCCATTGATAACAGAAGAAGCGCCTTTGGAAATTTGAATTGACTGCATCCATGAACCCGGAATATAGTTAAGTCCGAATGCCGAAGCCATTCCGCGAACAGATGGAATATTCTCTGTTTGTATTTGACTATAAATACCGGAAAGTCCCAATAATTGAATTTGTTTAGCTCCGGTAATTGCATCGCTATAATTAACATCAACTGAAGCATTTGTTTCAAAACTTTCGGAAAGGTTACAGCATGCGGCTTTGTATAATTCACCTGTGTTCACAATTTGTACATTTCTCGGGTCAATTTTTGAAATAAAACTTTCGTTTCTTTCGCTAATCTCAACACCTTTGAGTTGCTTTGAGTCAGCAATCAATTCATGAGAAATTTCTTTTTCGGTTTTGTTTATTTGAATTGTATCAATTTTAAATCCCAACATTTTAATAATTAACCTGAAATCTTTTATGTTGTTTTCTGAAATTTCGAATTTGCCATTTATGTCGGAGGTTGTGGCAATTTGGGTTTCGCACCAATAAACAATTGCACCAGCTACCGGTTCTTTTGCTTTTGTTTCGCTAATTGTATATATGAAGCCAGATAAGTTTTGTGCGATTATTGAGGTCGTACTGATTAATAAAATCAATATAATAATTATTTTTTTTGTTTCCATTTTATTTCATTTCCGAAATTTCGGTAAACGCATTAATTAATGCTTTATTGAGCGTGCTTATATCAGAAGGACTATTTGAAATTAAAAATATTTTATGCGATTTGCCAGCAGTTATCACAATTACAGGCATTCCTTCGCCATAAGGTGAAGAATAGTCAGTTGAATATTTCACACATTCTCCATTTAAAAGAGAATTCTTTTTAATCCAGTTTTTTGTTGAAGAAA is a window encoding:
- a CDS encoding Omp28-related outer membrane protein, producing MKNKIRLLIFISLAGFTVNSYGQARKYVLFEHFTNTGCGPCAQQNPIFQKNILNKNKGKMFHIAYHAYWPDGGDPMYQYNTTENHDRVVYYFVKGVPNVRMQGNRYDGGPAGVTQSMLDEVASESSPVRIKVKETSNGTSRNTKVVVYTVDTVAAGNYKMRVSVVENPKTYTTAPGSNGEKYFPDVFRKMLPNSSGDTYNAAPIGDSVVFNYSYNLDTANWDTSKVYAIAFVQDDATKEVLNASSASEYNTNLELIGIGKPFYSDSEGINKNFYGKIQNIGKTSYSCRIIFNKKQPLDWTANLQVGNSAVSDSIDITVDGDSIKNIILSVLPGSTHEIGEYQITMKCLSDTNIKYQIIKFRLISGVTDLIINNDGAWGDDSPTKASDYENNYINGLTLAGNTSFTKATTLVFMSGSKNNALSIVKHLYFNVGWSFTSFTDYNVPAFQSFLDSGGNLFVSGQDIGWEINASNGFGTNITKTFYSEYLNSTWNSDGATSNNLLTTNSSDNIFGAVNSSSIVDVYGGYIYPDEISPKGNGIAAFTYNNNSAKTACVRATNGTYKVVYLAVSMEMLADSNVRKEIIKLSHDWFHGLISVAEHKKASEIQGIGQNYPNPCDKNTEFPLYNITNNATLQINDLTGRVIYEKQVLKGTSSVKIPTSNMGEGIYIYRIIDEQRNYNAGLMQIAH
- a CDS encoding TonB-dependent receptor — encoded protein: METKKIIIILILLISTTSIIAQNLSGFIYTISETKAKEPVAGAIVYWCETQIATTSDINGKFEISENNIKDFRLIIKMLGFKIDTIQINKTEKEISHELIADSKQLKGVEISERNESFISKIDPRNVQIVNTGELYKAACCNLSESFETNASVDVNYSDAITGAKQIQLLGLSGIYSQIQTENIPSVRGMASAFGLNYIPGSWMQSIQISKGASSVINGFESITGQINVEYKKPSNSENLFVNLYTNNNLRNEININKVFGINDKLKTLFMISASDFSQKIDKNALINPITREKLKGDNFMDIPKTRTINLMNRWDYLVKEKFTSRFGIKFLDENRNGGTIDFNKKIFVKDTSAINKGTLPYGFELDTRRYEAFWKNGILFKNQPYKSVALILSTTNHEQKGFFGINNYFGEERTYYANFLYQSIIGNTDHKFTTGFSYIYDKFYEKYNQTLFVYNYQVTGDMSSNSFYTINHENLTNFLWKRTESVPGAFFEYTYNNLEKLIIIAGLRVDYHNIYGLFYTPRFNLRYHLDSTTTIRASAGLGYRTANAISENLSILSSQRQIVIDNDLNQEKALNMGINFTKEFKLFKRKAEFNLDLYRTMFMRQVIVDMDSTPTTVFVYNLNGKSYANSYQAQISLEPLKNLSLLLAYRINDVKTTISEKLTEKPFTPKYKGLVTLSYLTKGKKWQFDYTTQFNGSSRLPEQSMMPENLRRPARAPEYILMNVQITRKFKKVDIYIGSENLTDFKQSDPITEFFRPYHTYFDTAMNWGPIIGRIVYLGLRYTLK